In Pseudobdellovibrio exovorus JSS, the genomic stretch ATAATGATCCAGCAGTCGATCACGACTACCATCACGTGCATCCGACCACCCATTCTGCAACTTATCACAATCGCAATGTGACAGCTCAGGATCAAGGTGCTTCCGAAGCTGATATCCGAACAACACAGAGTATTCGTCAACGTATCATCAACCAAGACAGTCTTTCTTTCGCAGCTAAGAATGTAAAAGTGATTACGATTGATGGTGAAGTCATTCTAAAAGGGCCAGTTGAAAATATGGCTGAAAGAAACAGAATTGAATCTATTGCCAAAGATGTCGCGGGTCGTACACGTGTGAAAAATGAAATCACGATAAAATAGAAACAACCAAACAGTTTTAAACAAATAGGTAAGGAGACCACAATGGCAAAAAAATTAGAACAAGATGACAAAAAAGCAGTATTTGGAATTTATCCCAGCCGCTCGGCTTTAGAAGCCGGAGTGAATCGCTTGAAAGCCGATGGATTTTTCAGTGCAGATATCTCGGTTTTAATGCCGAATAAAGAGGGATCGCAGAAGTTTGCACATGACAATTCAACAAAAGCTCCAGAAGGAGCCACTACCGGAGCTGGGGCCGGCTTAGTTGTCGGCGGCGCGCTGGGCTGGTTAGTGGGAATAGGTTCTTTAGCCATTCCAGGTGTTGGCCCATTGATCGCAGCAGGTCCTATCGTGGCTCTGTTAGCAGGTGCTGGAACGGGAGCCGCTGTGGGTGGTATCGCCGGAGGCTTAGTCGGTTTTGGTATTCCCGAATACGAAGCCAAACGCTATGCCGGATATATTAATGATGGTGGAATTCTTTTATCAGTTCATACCAGCAATGCGGATGAAATCAAAAAAGCTAAAATGATTTTAGAGCAAACAGGCGCTACGGATATTTCAACAAATGATGAAGTGAACAATAAAAGCGTAAAAGAAACCAGAGCTGAAAAAGATAGAACACGCGTTTAAAAGTTAAAAACACAAAGAAGCGGATCTTTATTCTTGATAAAAACCGACGTTTACAAAGGAGTTTTCAATGAAAAGAAATCAAAAATCCGTTGTTTCTGTATTAGTTGTGATAATGGCCGCGTTACTTTTTTTTATTTCGTGTGAAAGAAAAGACGTAGCAAATACAATCCCAAGTGTCATCAGTGACACCGACAGTGGCTATGAGACCACAAACATCAATAATGTCAACGCGAACCAAGGAACGATGACTCAGATTCAAGACACCTCTGCTCAGGATGATAGAATCACGCAAAGTATTCGTCAGCAGATAGCAAGTCAGAACACCTCTGCATTTACTCAAGATGTCAGTGTGAGCACTACAAATGGTATGGTTGTCTTAAGAGGCTCAGTGAAGACAATGGATGAAAAAAACAGGATTGAAGGTATCGCCAGAGGCGTTGCTGGTACAAATAGAGTTATCAGTGAGATAACTGTGGCAAGATGAAAAAGTATAGAGCCGGATTTGGGGTAGAAATACCCCTGATTTTTTGTGAAGAATTTATATGGTGAGTATGAATTTTTATTCGCATCAGAATAATTTTTTTTAACTCTACAGGTGATGGCGAACCTAGCTTCTTTGAGTGATGTTATTTCAACAAATTTTTTTAACATAAAAAAATCAATTCATAATTAGGATATAGTGGACATGTGTTGTTGTACTCCATGGATCAATGTGCGACTAATCAGTGCCCTAAACATGAGGAACCATTAACGGCCGCATGTGAAAGTCAAAATGAAAAAAATGAATTTTAAAAAAATATTTGAAAACTTTCCCGGATCAATTGCCGTGTTAAGCGGAAGAGATTTAATATTTCAATATGCTAATGATGAGTTTAAAAACATGTATGGAAATAGAAAGCTTGTCGGGAAAACATTTAAAGATGCCTTCCCAGAGTGTATTGAACAAGGATTGGAAATAAAATTAAAAAAAGTTTTTTTGACAGGTAAAAAATTTTCAGAAAAAGAATCTATTGTAAAAATAGTTGATCCAACTGGTGTAAATTCGACATCTCGTTATTACAATTACTCATGTTCACGTATAGAAGATGAAAATGGGAATTCTCAAAGTATATTTCTTCATTCTGCCGATGTAACAAAAAGTGTGCAAGATCGGGAAAAAATGAAAAAGTATATGCAGGAGCTGTCGCATACACAAAATCTTTTGACTGAGGCTTTGAACGTTGGAAAGCTAGGGTTTTGTGAATGGCGTTACCAGTCAGGTATCACTTTTAGTGATCACTTAGTAAAACAGTGGAATATTCCCAAACAGACAATGTCTGTTGAAGAAACCTTAAGATATTTGCCGAATGAGGATCGTCGAAAGTTGAGTGCTGAGCTTTGGAAAATCGAAGACAGTGGGAAGCAAATATCCTGTGAATTTAAATTTAAGCATCCGATCACCCAGCAACTGATATGGGTGGCTGCTGAAGGAGAGCCAACTTTTGATCAGGAAGGACGTTTAATCCGAATCTTTGGAACAGCATTGGATATCACTAAAAGAAAATGTGTAGAAATTAAATTGTCAGAAGCCAGTGAACGCCTGCAAAAAGCGGTGTCGGTTGCGAAAGTAGGTTTTTTTACTTGGGATATCCAAACGGATACCATTACTTATAATGAACAAATGCGCGAAAGTTTAGGTCTTATCAAGCCGGTACTGAATTATGCAGATTGCTATGCTTGTATCATACCAGAAGATCTTCCTAAGATTGATGTAGAAGTTCAGGCTGCGCTACGTGGTAACCGGAACTTCCATCTTCCTTTTCGAGTTATACGACCTTTGGATAAAAAGACGGTGTGGATTGATGTGCAGGCGGAAGTGACTTGTGATTTATCAGGAAACCCTATACGTCTTTTTGGTACCACAGTGGATATCACAACACAAAAGGTATTCGAGAAAAAGCTACAAGAAGCTCGTATAGAAGCAGATAAAGCAAATAGTGCAAAAAGTGCGTTTTTAGCGAACATGAGTCATGAAATTCGAACTCCTCTTGGAGCGATTATGGGATTTTCTCAGGTCCTTACAAACGAAAAAAATAACGCAGATGAAACGCAACGACTGGTTTCGGTTATTAGTAAAAACTCAGCACATCTTTTGCAAATTATTGATGATATTTTGGATATCTCGAAAGTGGAAGCCGGAAAAATGCTGATAGAACATATTGAATTTTCTTTACCGGAACTGATTATGGATATCCAGACAGCCATGGAGTTTAAAGCCAAACATAAAGGCATAGATTTTAGATTAAAAATTCCTACCTTGATACCCAACTTGATTATTTCGGACCCTACGCGGATACGTCAGATTCTGATTAATGTGATTGGTAATGGAATTAAATTTACCGAACGAGGTTATGTTGAATTAACAGTTACTTTCAAAGATTCATATCTTGAGTTTTTAGTGTCAGATACAGGTTGTGGACTTTCCCAACCTCAGGCTAAAAAACTTTTCAAAGCTTTTACTCAGGCGGATATATCGACAACGCGGAAGTTCGGAGGAACAGGCCTTGGGTTGATTCTGACTCGTAAAATTTCAGAAGCTATGGGAGGGACATTTAAACTCCAGCAAAGTACTTTAAATAAAGGGAGTCAATTTGTTGCTACGATAAAAGTAGATTTGCCAGTCCAAGCAAAAATGATTTATGGTAAGGCTTTAAAGTTTGTTTCTCATCCAACATCACCTCATTCGACAGAGGGTATTCTTAAAGATATGAAGATACTTGTGGTGGAGGACTCTGAAGACAATCAAGAGTTGTTTCAGTTATTGCTGGAACGCGCAGGTGCTTCAGTAGATATAGCCTGCAATGGCCTTGAGGGTGTTGAAAAGGCTTTGGGGAAAAAATTCGATGTGGTTTTAATGGACGTACAGATGCCAGAAATGGATGGGCACGAAGCTACACAAAAATTACGCGAAATGAATTATAAAACACCGATTGTGGCACTGACTGCCCATGCGATGAAAGAAGAACGTGAACGAGCGCGACTTTCGGGATTTAGCGATTATTTGACTAAACCTGTACTACGCGCTCAATTGATTGAAATGGTAGCGAAGTTCCGCCCTTCAAAAGGAAAAACAGAAATAGCGCAACTTTCTTTGTTATAATCACCTATTAAAGAACAAGATGGATCGATATAAGTTAGGGATAAATTCGATAGAGGGTTTGGCCTAATATTTGCCTCTATATGACGTATTATTCTTTTTTTTTAAATAAGAAGGAAATATGCCACAAGGAGGAAGTTCAATGAAACGAAATAATAAAAAAGTAATCCGTTATGCTGTGGTGGGTATCGGTCATATTGCCCAAGTGGCGATGATTCCGGCATTCCGTCACGCTCAAGAAAACTCTTCCTTGGTGGCCTTCGTTACTGGAGACATTAAAAAATCTCAGAAAGTCGCAAACGAACATCACCCTGTCACCATCTGTGGCTATGACGAGTACGAGGCGCTACTGGCCTCTGGTGCAATTG encodes the following:
- a CDS encoding BON domain-containing protein, with protein sequence MKRNQKSVVSVLVVIMAALLFFISCERKDVANTIPSVISDTDSGYETTNINNVNANQGTMTQIQDTSAQDDRITQSIRQQIASQNTSAFTQDVSVSTTNGMVVLRGSVKTMDEKNRIEGIARGVAGTNRVISEITVAR
- a CDS encoding BON domain-containing protein; translation: MKKNQNSKKLAMAVLALASMVGMTACSNSGARDNTMVRQYNDPAVDHDYHHVHPTTHSATYHNRNVTAQDQGASEADIRTTQSIRQRIINQDSLSFAAKNVKVITIDGEVILKGPVENMAERNRIESIAKDVAGRTRVKNEITIK
- a CDS encoding response regulator translates to MKKMNFKKIFENFPGSIAVLSGRDLIFQYANDEFKNMYGNRKLVGKTFKDAFPECIEQGLEIKLKKVFLTGKKFSEKESIVKIVDPTGVNSTSRYYNYSCSRIEDENGNSQSIFLHSADVTKSVQDREKMKKYMQELSHTQNLLTEALNVGKLGFCEWRYQSGITFSDHLVKQWNIPKQTMSVEETLRYLPNEDRRKLSAELWKIEDSGKQISCEFKFKHPITQQLIWVAAEGEPTFDQEGRLIRIFGTALDITKRKCVEIKLSEASERLQKAVSVAKVGFFTWDIQTDTITYNEQMRESLGLIKPVLNYADCYACIIPEDLPKIDVEVQAALRGNRNFHLPFRVIRPLDKKTVWIDVQAEVTCDLSGNPIRLFGTTVDITTQKVFEKKLQEARIEADKANSAKSAFLANMSHEIRTPLGAIMGFSQVLTNEKNNADETQRLVSVISKNSAHLLQIIDDILDISKVEAGKMLIEHIEFSLPELIMDIQTAMEFKAKHKGIDFRLKIPTLIPNLIISDPTRIRQILINVIGNGIKFTERGYVELTVTFKDSYLEFLVSDTGCGLSQPQAKKLFKAFTQADISTTRKFGGTGLGLILTRKISEAMGGTFKLQQSTLNKGSQFVATIKVDLPVQAKMIYGKALKFVSHPTSPHSTEGILKDMKILVVEDSEDNQELFQLLLERAGASVDIACNGLEGVEKALGKKFDVVLMDVQMPEMDGHEATQKLREMNYKTPIVALTAHAMKEERERARLSGFSDYLTKPVLRAQLIEMVAKFRPSKGKTEIAQLSLL